One Pseudodesulfovibrio cashew DNA window includes the following coding sequences:
- a CDS encoding YchJ family protein yields the protein MTKPCPCGSGKEHVECCTPYIKGEKPAPTAEALMRSRYSAYVFKELDYLKKSLAPEAVDGHDDASVKDWAEKAEWLGLEIHDTWAGGETDDTGIVEFTARYAIDGEELAHRERSEFRKIANEWRYVDGTMVSGPPVRKEPKVGRNEPCPCGSGKKYKKCCGR from the coding sequence ATGACCAAGCCCTGTCCATGCGGTTCCGGCAAGGAACATGTCGAATGCTGCACCCCCTACATTAAGGGAGAGAAACCCGCGCCCACAGCGGAGGCACTGATGCGCTCCCGCTATTCGGCCTATGTTTTCAAGGAGCTGGACTACCTCAAAAAATCCTTGGCGCCCGAAGCCGTGGACGGCCATGATGACGCCTCGGTCAAGGATTGGGCCGAAAAGGCCGAGTGGCTTGGCCTGGAGATTCACGACACCTGGGCCGGCGGCGAGACCGACGACACGGGCATCGTGGAGTTCACCGCCCGCTACGCCATCGACGGCGAGGAGCTCGCCCACCGCGAGCGCAGTGAGTTCAGGAAGATTGCCAACGAGTGGCGCTACGTGGACGGCACCATGGTCTCCGGCCCGCCCGTGCGCAAGGAGCCCAAGGTGGGACGCAACGAGCCCTGCCCCTGCGGCTCCGGCAAGAAATACAAGAAGTGCTGCGGCCGCTAG
- a CDS encoding amidohydrolase family protein has protein sequence MNLNFRLMTLLVFALLLLGATSGWGFGPGEVRNASPEVKACMEARLGAETMDDIRNGSRPEGKAARMAVRAAYEECAESAGLSDVPVYDGPLFDAMAQIDETVDMDKAMTLVRGAGVSRIALFARSRKRLHQNEKAVLELAKRNPDLVVLGAPKYFQLSGDVSSDYIRATADGIRKHGYRFVGELLYTHGDKQSGKLNAAGERYVDPSRPGTARLLKALAPLKVPFMAHWEPYAPERDFPRFHALYAAWPDQVFLLPHMGFASADQLASFLEQHPNLYALTSKKERYMGDFADSAKQAAIGEAMLDGKRLRPEWKALLIRFQDRILFATDPHMRKLWRRYAEGVEGQRLILGQLPRAVAEKIAYRNAEKVYGVSVGK, from the coding sequence GTGAATTTGAATTTCAGGCTGATGACTCTTCTTGTGTTCGCTCTTTTGCTGCTTGGGGCAACTTCCGGCTGGGGGTTCGGTCCTGGCGAGGTGCGCAATGCTTCGCCGGAAGTGAAGGCGTGCATGGAGGCCCGCCTCGGGGCGGAGACCATGGACGACATCCGTAACGGCAGTCGTCCCGAAGGCAAGGCGGCCCGGATGGCGGTCAGAGCGGCCTATGAAGAATGTGCGGAGAGTGCGGGGCTGTCCGACGTGCCCGTGTATGACGGCCCGTTGTTCGATGCCATGGCCCAGATCGACGAGACCGTGGACATGGACAAGGCCATGACCCTGGTCCGTGGGGCGGGCGTAAGCCGGATCGCGCTCTTTGCCCGAAGCCGCAAGCGGTTGCACCAGAACGAGAAAGCGGTGCTTGAGTTGGCGAAACGCAACCCGGACCTGGTTGTCCTCGGCGCGCCCAAGTATTTCCAGCTATCGGGCGACGTCAGCTCCGACTACATCAGGGCAACGGCGGACGGCATACGGAAGCACGGCTACCGGTTCGTGGGGGAACTGCTCTACACCCATGGCGACAAGCAGTCGGGTAAGCTGAACGCCGCCGGGGAGCGGTACGTGGACCCGTCCCGTCCGGGCACGGCCCGGCTGCTCAAGGCCCTGGCTCCGCTCAAGGTGCCGTTCATGGCTCACTGGGAGCCGTATGCTCCGGAGCGCGACTTTCCCCGATTCCATGCCCTGTATGCGGCCTGGCCGGATCAGGTCTTCCTGCTTCCGCACATGGGCTTCGCTTCTGCGGATCAGCTTGCGTCGTTTCTGGAGCAGCACCCCAACCTGTACGCGTTGACCTCCAAGAAGGAGCGGTACATGGGTGACTTCGCGGACTCGGCAAAGCAGGCTGCCATCGGTGAGGCCATGCTCGATGGTAAACGGCTCCGGCCCGAGTGGAAGGCATTGCTGATCCGTTTTCAGGACCGCATCCTGTTCGCCACGGACCCGCACATGCGCAAGCTGTGGCGTCGGTACGCTGAGGGTGTGGAAGGTCAGCGGCTCATTCTGGGGCAGTTGCCCCGCGCGGTCGCTGAAAAGATTGCCTACCGCAATGCGGAAAAGGTCTATGGGGTGTCCGTCGGAAAATGA
- the ispG gene encoding flavodoxin-dependent (E)-4-hydroxy-3-methylbut-2-enyl-diphosphate synthase → MKRKQTRTLRVGNVGIGGDNPVRVQSMCNTDTRDVMSTVAQINRLAEAGCEIVRLAVPDDKAAAALAAIREQSPVPLIADIHFDHRLALAALDAGLEGLRINPGNIGNESKVDAVVRAAKAAGAPIRIGVNGGSLEKDLLKQFGGPTPEAMVESGLRHVAMLEKRGFHDIKISLKTSSVLNTIAAYQLMSEKVDYPLHIGITEAGTLLRGAVKSAVGLGILLHQGIGDTLRVSLTHDPVAEIGVAYEILRALGLRERGPEIISCPTCGRTEIGLIELAEKVEEALRGVEEVFTVAVMGCVVNGPGEAREADIGIAGGRGLGIIFRKGEVVRKVKGDENLLPEFMKEIEAFLAERRNR, encoded by the coding sequence ATGAAACGAAAGCAGACACGCACCCTGCGCGTGGGCAACGTGGGCATCGGCGGGGACAACCCCGTCCGGGTCCAGTCCATGTGCAACACCGACACCCGCGACGTCATGAGCACGGTCGCCCAGATCAACCGGCTGGCCGAGGCCGGTTGCGAAATCGTGCGCCTGGCCGTGCCCGACGACAAGGCTGCCGCAGCCCTGGCCGCCATTCGCGAGCAGTCGCCGGTGCCGCTCATCGCGGACATCCACTTCGACCACAGGCTGGCACTGGCAGCCCTGGACGCCGGACTGGAAGGGCTGCGCATCAACCCGGGCAACATAGGGAACGAGTCCAAGGTGGACGCCGTGGTCCGCGCCGCCAAGGCGGCTGGCGCGCCCATCCGCATCGGCGTCAATGGCGGCTCGCTGGAAAAAGACCTGCTCAAACAATTCGGCGGGCCCACACCCGAGGCCATGGTCGAGTCAGGCCTGCGCCACGTGGCCATGCTGGAGAAGCGCGGCTTCCACGACATCAAGATTTCGCTCAAGACCTCATCGGTCCTGAACACCATCGCCGCGTACCAGCTCATGTCGGAGAAGGTGGACTATCCCCTGCACATCGGCATCACCGAGGCGGGCACCCTGCTCCGAGGCGCGGTCAAATCCGCCGTGGGCCTGGGCATCCTGCTGCACCAGGGCATCGGCGACACCCTGCGCGTCTCGCTGACCCACGACCCCGTGGCAGAGATCGGGGTGGCCTATGAAATTCTCCGCGCCCTTGGCCTGCGGGAACGCGGCCCGGAGATCATCTCCTGCCCCACCTGCGGGCGCACCGAGATCGGGCTCATCGAGCTGGCCGAAAAGGTGGAGGAAGCCCTGCGCGGCGTGGAGGAAGTCTTCACCGTGGCGGTCATGGGCTGCGTGGTGAACGGACCGGGAGAAGCCCGCGAAGCGGACATCGGCATTGCCGGCGGACGCGGCCTGGGCATCATCTTCCGCAAGGGCGAGGTGGTCCGCAAAGTCAAGGGCGACGAGAACCTGCTGCCCGAATTCATGAAAGAGATCGAGGCCTTCCTGGCCGAAAGGAGAAACAGATAA
- a CDS encoding proline--tRNA ligase has protein sequence MRLSRYYVPTLKEDPADAEVVSHKLLMRAGMVRKLTSGIYNYLPLGLRSINKVANIVREEMDRAGAMEVLLPTVQPADLWQETGRWEYYGKELLRFKDRHDRDYCLGPTHEEVITDLVRHEIKSYKQLPVNLYQVQTKFRDEIRPRFGLMRGREFIMKDAYSFDKDEAGAEASYWNMFEAYKAAFLRIGLNFKPVQADSGAIGGDFSHEFMVLAETGEDTIASCKACEFGANLEKAKVAPPTETGGLEAPCPPMEEVSTPGTHTVEEVCGFLGISADKLVKTLLFVVDGNPVAALVRGDRELNDVKLRNLVGGNEIEMADEETVKKLTGAPVGFAGPAGLAEDVPVYADHELLSATDWVAGANKGDTHVQHLSLGRDCKVEAFADLRVIEPTDPCPECGGEIEFKKGIEVGHVFKLGLKYSEKMEATFLDENGKSQYMIMGCYGIGVSRIVASAIEQNHDENGCCFPPSIAPFEVCLISLGGKDQDVADKAEELYATLEGLGVEVAYDDRKERPGVKFAEADLIGYPMQLVLGGKGLKNGIIEAKNRKTGEKTELPLEGFAEAFAQWRKDIWNGWGLDA, from the coding sequence ATGCGTCTTTCCCGTTACTACGTCCCGACCCTGAAGGAAGACCCGGCCGACGCCGAGGTGGTGTCCCACAAGCTGCTCATGCGCGCCGGGATGGTCCGCAAGCTGACCAGCGGCATCTACAACTACCTGCCGCTGGGCCTGCGCTCCATCAACAAGGTAGCGAACATCGTGCGCGAGGAGATGGATCGTGCCGGAGCCATGGAAGTGCTCCTGCCCACGGTCCAGCCCGCCGACCTCTGGCAGGAGACGGGCCGCTGGGAATACTACGGCAAGGAGCTGCTCCGGTTCAAGGACCGCCACGACCGCGACTACTGCCTCGGCCCCACCCACGAGGAGGTCATCACCGACCTGGTCCGACACGAGATCAAGTCCTACAAGCAGCTGCCGGTCAATCTCTATCAGGTCCAGACCAAGTTCCGCGACGAGATCCGCCCCCGCTTCGGGCTCATGCGCGGCCGCGAGTTCATCATGAAGGACGCCTACTCCTTTGACAAGGACGAAGCCGGAGCCGAGGCCTCCTACTGGAATATGTTCGAAGCCTACAAAGCGGCATTCTTACGCATCGGCCTGAATTTCAAACCCGTCCAGGCGGACTCCGGCGCCATCGGCGGCGACTTCTCCCATGAATTCATGGTTCTGGCCGAGACCGGCGAGGACACCATCGCCTCCTGCAAGGCATGCGAGTTCGGCGCCAACCTGGAAAAGGCCAAGGTGGCTCCGCCCACTGAGACCGGCGGCCTCGAGGCCCCCTGCCCGCCCATGGAAGAGGTCTCGACCCCGGGCACCCACACCGTGGAGGAGGTCTGCGGCTTCCTCGGCATCTCCGCCGACAAGCTGGTCAAGACCCTGCTCTTCGTGGTCGACGGCAATCCGGTGGCCGCCCTGGTGCGCGGCGACCGCGAACTCAACGACGTCAAGCTGCGCAACCTGGTGGGCGGCAACGAGATTGAGATGGCCGACGAGGAAACGGTCAAGAAGCTGACCGGAGCGCCCGTTGGTTTTGCCGGCCCTGCCGGCCTGGCCGAAGACGTGCCCGTCTACGCGGACCACGAGTTGCTCTCCGCCACTGACTGGGTGGCAGGCGCCAACAAGGGCGACACCCATGTCCAACACCTTTCCCTGGGCCGCGACTGCAAGGTCGAGGCATTCGCCGACCTGCGCGTCATCGAACCCACCGATCCCTGCCCGGAATGCGGCGGCGAAATCGAATTCAAGAAGGGCATCGAGGTCGGCCACGTCTTCAAGCTCGGCCTCAAGTACTCCGAAAAGATGGAAGCCACCTTCCTGGACGAGAACGGCAAGTCCCAATACATGATCATGGGCTGCTACGGCATCGGCGTCTCCCGCATCGTGGCCTCCGCCATCGAACAGAACCATGACGAGAACGGCTGCTGCTTCCCGCCCTCCATCGCTCCCTTCGAGGTCTGCCTGATCTCCTTGGGCGGCAAGGACCAGGATGTGGCCGACAAGGCCGAGGAACTCTACGCGACCCTGGAGGGGCTCGGCGTGGAGGTGGCCTACGATGACCGCAAGGAGCGCCCCGGCGTCAAGTTCGCCGAGGCCGATCTCATCGGCTATCCCATGCAGCTCGTACTCGGCGGCAAGGGCCTCAAAAACGGCATCATCGAGGCCAAGAACCGCAAGACCGGTGAAAAGACCGAGCTGCCCCTGGAAGGCTTTGCCGAGGCCTTCGCTCAGTGGCGCAAGGACATCTGGAACGGCTGGGGACTGGACGCCTAG
- a CDS encoding phage regulatory CII family protein, producing the protein MFERNVTKVVQDCILDSGIQAKVVAEKINKPYSTLMREINPFDASAKLGAETLLEIMKVTSDIRPLQFMASEMGCSLESGTA; encoded by the coding sequence ATGTTTGAGAGAAACGTGACCAAGGTGGTTCAGGACTGCATTCTCGACAGCGGCATCCAGGCCAAGGTTGTAGCGGAAAAGATCAACAAGCCGTACTCGACTCTCATGCGGGAAATCAATCCCTTTGACGCCAGCGCCAAGCTCGGTGCCGAGACCCTGCTCGAAATCATGAAGGTCACCTCGGACATCCGCCCCCTGCAGTTCATGGCTTCCGAGATGGGTTGCTCTCTCGAATCCGGAACTGCATAG